The sequence TCTTTAATCTATCACATGCAACCGGATCTTTCTCTCCGAAGACCCTTTCGGAAGGGATTTATACAGCTTTAGGACAAACGGCGGTAGGTCTTGCAGTGGCAATTCCTGCGAACTTCTGTTATAATATTCTTTTGACAAAAATTGACAAGTTTGTACTGAAAGCTCAGAATATGTCTGGAGAATTTTTAGATCTTATCAACAAACCTTTATAAGTCTTGTTATGAAATCGTTTTCAGAAAAAGTTCTTTATAAAGAGTTATCATTTGAGCGATTCCATCTGACCCTTAAAAATAATAGAATAAACAGATGAAAATTCAGAGAAGAAATAAAGCGAATCCGGAATTCAGTTTAGCAGCGATGACAGACGTTATCCTGTTGATGCTGATTTTCTTTATGATTACCTCTTCTGCAGCCAACCAAAGTGCTATAGAGGTGAATCTGCCGAAAGCCGGAGCTGTTGAAGATAATATTCCCAATCCTGTAGTTGTAAGCATTAAACCGGATGGGGCTTATTTTGTAGATGACAATCCTGTGAACAGAGGTGATCTGGAGAAGATTATTGTAGATAAATTGACAAGCCAGACCAATAAGTCTTTTACGATCAGAGCAGATGAAAATACGATGCATAAAGATGTTGTTTTCGTAATGGAAATCGCCGAGAAACATAAATTTAACATTGCTATTGCCACCGTTAAAGATAAATAAATGCTAAGAATCATTTTTTAAGATGAGAAGCTATACTACAAACAAAAACGAGGAAAACCGGGACCGGATAAAGAGCGCATTACTTTCTATCCTGATTTGGTGTGCCATTCTGCTTTTTGTTTTTTATTATAAATTAAAGCCTGAACTGGATAAAGACCCTGAAGTAATTACAACAATGTTGGTGAACTTCGGAGACAACAGAAATGGAAATGGAGTTGAAGAACCTGCAGAACAACCGGGAAGTTTAGCTGCTGAGACAGAAGTGGTAACACCGGAACCTGTAGAAGTTCCTGTTCCTGAAACAAAAACAGAAGTAAAGCCTGAACCGGTAGTAAAACCTGAACCCAAGAAAATAGAAGCAAAGGATAAGGTTATTACTGGAAATAATTCAAAGAATACCGTTCCTAAAAAAGAGGAGTCTAAAAAGGCTGAGAAAAAGGAAGCAACAAGTACGAGTACCTCTAAAAATACTAAAAAATCAGGAGCTGCTAAAGGCAATTCAAAGACCGGAAACGGAGACGGACAAGGAAATGCAGCCATTGGTAAGTTTCTTGGAGGAAAAGGACAGAAGCCTGGAGGACAGGGAGATGGAAATGGCCCCGGAAATGCAGGAGATCCACTAGGTGGAGAAGGAAATGGGGACAGTAAAGTGGGCATCGATAGAAAATTGGTAGGATATATTCCCGGAACCATGGGAAGAGGAGGTGCTCAGCCTTCTCACAGTTGTACAGCCAGTGGATCTATAACCATTGCCTATACGGTAGATAAAGCAGGAAATGTAGTATCTGCAAGAAGGGCAGGAGGTATTTCAGATGCTTGTGTATCGTCTACATCCGTTGCCTGGGTGAAGAAATATGTAAAGGCTGAGAAAGCCAATGTATCCTCCAGCGGAACTTATAAAATAACATTCTAAAAATACAAAAGCACTTTATTCAAGTGCTTTTTTTAATTCATTTATTCTGTTGATAACGGGAAGGGCAAAGATTCCACTGGTCTGAAGATATAGTTCATAGAATGTCTTTGCTTTATCCTGAAAATCTTTATTTTGATCACGTTTGCCTGTGAAATAAAAGAGATTTCCAAGCATTTCATAATAATCTTTATGATCTCTTTCCTGTCTTTCATTGACAAGGGCAATCATTTCTTCTTTGGTCATTGAAGATACTTCTGCGAAGTTCATCTTAAAAATATCCCGCATCAAAGTATCAAAATCCAGTTCTTTCTGTAGTAAACTTTCTTCTGGTTTATCCAGTATGAGTTTTTCTAATGCCTGAGTGAGCTGGCGGATAAGTCTTAATGTGAATTCTTTATCTGTAATCATAAGGGGTAATTTAGTTGCTAGTTATTGGATTATGTACGCCAGCTTAGCTGAACATATTTTATAAAATTATTTATTTTTCCTCCTAATAGTTTATATTGTTCAGATTTGTCTTTAAATTCTTGGCTTATTCAGGGTAAAGTCTTGTGATTTTTGATAAGTGACATACCGTTTCATCACAACTTGCCTGAGAATAAGTGAGAAATCTGATAAAGTCTCCTTTGTAATTATTTCTTCCATAGCCTTCTGCAATATTTGTGACAACTGAGTCTGCTGAGCGTCTTAATTGACTTCCAAGTTCATATAGTTCATACTTTGGTAGTTGAAGTGACAATTGATGTGTTTCAATAAACAATTCAAAAGCAATATTATAAATATCAAGTTTATTGTAGCTCATATATCATTTCTTAACGGTAAGAACCAGCAACTGACAACCAGCAACTATATTAAGCAAAGAATAAATAAGCAAGCGCTATAGAGGTAATAATACCTACCAAATCGGCCAGAAGCATAGCTATTACCGTATATCTCGTGTTCTTTATAGCTACGGCACCAAAGTATACCGCAATTACGTAAAATGTAGTATCTGAACTTCCCTGAAGAACGGCTGCTAACTTCCCTTGGAAACTGTCTGCTCCAAAAGTTGCCATTGTGTCTACCATCATTCCCCTGGCTCCGGAACCTGATAAAGGCTTGATTAATGCTGTAGGAAGCCCATCCACGAATCTCGGATCCAGGTTGGCTGCATTGGCGATCCATTTCATGCCGTCAATAAGAACATCGAAAACTCCGGAAGTTCTTAATAAGGAGATAGCGATCAGCATTCCAACCAGGTAAGGAATAATCTTTACACAGGTGGTAAATCCTTCTTTAGCCCCTTCAATAAAGGCATCAAAAACGTTGATCTTTTTATACACAGCTCCAAGTACGATCGCAAGGAAAATAAACAGAATAAGGCCGTTGCTTAATACTTTGCTGAAGTCATCAAGTTCGTCTTTGCTCAATTGTACAAGGTAGACAACTAATAATCCGATAATCGCTGAAATTCCCCCCACATAAGCAATAACTACCGGTCGAAGAAGATTGATCTTTTGGTATAAAGAAACAATAATCATAGCGGCTAGAGTGGCTGCAAAAGTAGCAATCATACAGGGCAGGAAAATATCGGTAGGGGTTTTGGAACCCATCGAAGCCCTGATGGCAATAATTGACACTGGAATAAGGGTCATTCCTCCTGCGTGAAGACACAGGAACATGATCTGAGAATTACTGGCAGTATCTTTATTGGGATTTAAGGTCTGTAGACTTTCCATTGCTTTCAGTCCGAATGGAGTAGCAGCATTATCCAACCCCAGAAGATTAGCACTGAAATTCATCAGCATATGGCCAAATGCCGGGTGGTTCTTAGGAATATCTGGAAATAATTTAGAGAAAAAAGGTTGAATGAATCGGCTTAAAAGATTAATTCCGCCTGCTTTTTCAGCAATACTCATAAATCCCATAAAAAGGGTCATGATTCCAATCA is a genomic window of Chryseobacterium nakagawai containing:
- a CDS encoding nucleoside recognition domain-containing protein, encoding MVLSRIWSAFIIIAIAIASIKYISSSHYKTIFNDMVVGKGGDTVKIATQSMSTLSPIVKDSLMKKNDFADSRIHYKTDSLKQNVSVYRVQEADGVIGTSETAVKICLGLIGIMTLFMGFMSIAEKAGGINLLSRFIQPFFSKLFPDIPKNHPAFGHMLMNFSANLLGLDNAATPFGLKAMESLQTLNPNKDTASNSQIMFLCLHAGGMTLIPVSIIAIRASMGSKTPTDIFLPCMIATFAATLAAMIIVSLYQKINLLRPVVIAYVGGISAIIGLLVVYLVQLSKDELDDFSKVLSNGLILFIFLAIVLGAVYKKINVFDAFIEGAKEGFTTCVKIIPYLVGMLIAISLLRTSGVFDVLIDGMKWIANAANLDPRFVDGLPTALIKPLSGSGARGMMVDTMATFGADSFQGKLAAVLQGSSDTTFYVIAVYFGAVAIKNTRYTVIAMLLADLVGIITSIALAYLFFA
- a CDS encoding ferric siderophore ABC transporter substrate-binding protein, whose translation is MRSYTTNKNEENRDRIKSALLSILIWCAILLFVFYYKLKPELDKDPEVITTMLVNFGDNRNGNGVEEPAEQPGSLAAETEVVTPEPVEVPVPETKTEVKPEPVVKPEPKKIEAKDKVITGNNSKNTVPKKEESKKAEKKEATSTSTSKNTKKSGAAKGNSKTGNGDGQGNAAIGKFLGGKGQKPGGQGDGNGPGNAGDPLGGEGNGDSKVGIDRKLVGYIPGTMGRGGAQPSHSCTASGSITIAYTVDKAGNVVSARRAGGISDACVSSTSVAWVKKYVKAEKANVSSSGTYKITF
- a CDS encoding four helix bundle protein codes for the protein MSYNKLDIYNIAFELFIETHQLSLQLPKYELYELGSQLRRSADSVVTNIAEGYGRNNYKGDFIRFLTYSQASCDETVCHLSKITRLYPE
- a CDS encoding ExbD/TolR family protein, with translation MKIQRRNKANPEFSLAAMTDVILLMLIFFMITSSAANQSAIEVNLPKAGAVEDNIPNPVVVSIKPDGAYFVDDNPVNRGDLEKIIVDKLTSQTNKSFTIRADENTMHKDVVFVMEIAEKHKFNIAIATVKDK